In Leptodactylus fuscus isolate aLepFus1 chromosome 2, aLepFus1.hap2, whole genome shotgun sequence, one genomic interval encodes:
- the LOC142193752 gene encoding gap junction alpha-4 protein-like, whose protein sequence is MGDWEFLEKLLDQVQEHSTGFGKVWLILLFIFRILILGLAGESVWGDEQSDFECNTEQPGCPNVCYDQAFPISHVRFWVLQFLFVSTPTLFYLAHVIYLSRKEEKLKQKEEELRAISDKDHHVDQAIAVIEKKRLKICIQEDGRVKIRGALMYTYITSVIFKSIFEAGFLLGQWYLYGFVMPAIYVCERKPCPHKVDCFVSRPMEKTIFILFMLVVSLISLLLNILELIHLVFRSMLYTLRKYSPYNSNQRYPKEEDMYSGKCPETATAPFNDKSYMYLPMSENISYPGYKIQNEDNWTNFKTEKHIAMHVDKQAKLEHFSSSFSPVPTDSRTAEDKQPSRASSSASKKQYV, encoded by the coding sequence ATGGGGGACTGGGAATTTCTTGAAAAGTTGCTGGACCAGGTACAAGAACATTCTACTGGCTTTGGAAAGGTCTGGCTAATATTACTGTTTATCTTCCGCATCTTGATTCTTGGACTTGCGGGCGAATCTGTTTGGGGAGATGAACAATCAGATTTCGAGTGCAATACTGAACAGCCTGGGTGTCCAAATGTATGTTATGACCAAGCCTTTCCAATCTCCCACGTACGATTCTGGGTGCTTCAGTTTCTGTTTGTTAGCACCCCCACATTATTTTATCTGGCCCATGTGATCTATTTGTCTAGAAAAGAGGAGAAGCTGAAGCAAAAAGAAGAGGAGCTAAGAGCTATAAGTGATAAAGATCATCATGTGGACCAAGCCATAGCAGTCATAGAGAAGAAAAGGCTAAAAATCTGCATTCAAGAAGACGGCCGAGTCAAAATCAGGGGCGCTctaatgtatacatatattacaagCGTCATTTTCAAAAGTATTTTTGAAGCTGGTTTCTTGCTTGGTCAGTGGTACCTTTATGGTTTTGTTATGCCAGCCATATATGTATGTGAAAGAAAACCGTGTCCTCACAAAGTGGATTGTTTTGTGTCTAGACCAATGGAGAAAACTATTTTCATCTTGTTTATGTTAGTGGTCTCTCTTATTTCTCTGCTACTCAATATTTTAGAACTCATACACCTAGTCTTCAGGAGTATGTTGTACACCTTAAGAAAATATTCTCCTTACAATTCTAACCAAAGATACCCCAAAGAAGAGGATATGTACTCTGGTAAATGCCCTGAAACGGCTACGGCTCCTTTCAATGACAAATCTTACATGTACCTTCCAATGAGTGAAAACATTTCCTACCCAGGATATAAAATTCAGAATGAAGACAACTGGACTAACTTCAAAACTGAGAAACACATAGCAATGCATGTGGACAAACAAGCAAAACTGGAACATTTCTCTAGTAGTTTCTCTCCAGTGCCAACTGATTCCCGTACTGCAGAAGACAAGCAACCAAGCAGAGCCAGCAGCTCTGCCTCCAAGAAACAATATGTCTGA